The following proteins come from a genomic window of Candidatus Francisella endociliophora:
- a CDS encoding GNAT family N-acetyltransferase, whose amino-acid sequence MISKCETIQLKLADQNDIRFILDIENDSENSLYIGKWTYSQHREALKNDDIIYFIIKDSLGNKVGFVIITELLNKHNSIHIKRIAISSLYKGKGYGKAAFELILNWIFKNTQAHRVWLDVKDFNTRAIHIYKSLGFVIEGMLRDYEFNSLKNKYESFHIMSILRKEYEILER is encoded by the coding sequence ATGATATAAGGTTTATTTTAGATATAGAGAATGATTCAGAAAATTCTTTATATATTGGGAAATGGACTTACAGCCAGCATAGAGAGGCACTAAAAAATGATGATATTATATATTTTATTATTAAAGATTCTTTAGGTAATAAGGTTGGGTTTGTAATAATAACAGAGCTACTAAATAAACATAACTCTATTCATATTAAACGAATTGCTATCAGCTCCTTATATAAAGGCAAAGGTTATGGTAAAGCTGCTTTTGAATTAATATTAAATTGGATTTTTAAGAATACTCAAGCTCATAGAGTCTGGCTTGATGTTAAAGATTTTAATACTCGAGCTATACATATATACAAGTCTCTAGGTTTTGTTATAGAGGGAATGCTACGAGATTATGAGTTTAATAGTTTAAAAAATAAGTATGAATCATTTCATATAATGTCTATTCTTAGAAAAGAGTATGAAATTTTAGAAAGATAA
- the mglB gene encoding transcriptional regulator MglB, with amino-acid sequence MAMLRAYVAKATYNWLVDHGFTPYVLVDTEYENVVVPTNYIDEDKKILLDLSPQAIQNLNIDDNHISFDATFDGEPMLVNLPIEAVLEVFSKETEQGMYAREFGYGINIDEGEDDETANPKKPGQSNSDNVLTLD; translated from the coding sequence ATGGCTATGCTAAGAGCTTATGTTGCTAAAGCGACATACAACTGGTTGGTTGATCATGGGTTTACACCTTATGTATTAGTCGATACAGAATATGAGAATGTCGTCGTGCCGACAAACTATATAGATGAAGATAAAAAGATCTTATTAGACTTATCTCCTCAAGCTATACAAAATCTTAACATAGATGATAACCACATTTCTTTTGATGCTACTTTTGATGGTGAACCAATGTTGGTGAATCTACCCATCGAAGCTGTTCTTGAAGTATTTTCTAAAGAGACAGAACAAGGTATGTACGCTCGTGAATTTGGCTATGGTATCAATATTGATGAAGGAGAAGATGATGAAACAGCTAATCCTAAAAAGCCTGGTCAATCAAACTCAGATAATGTTCTTACTTTAGATTAA